A window of the Apodemus sylvaticus chromosome 15, mApoSyl1.1, whole genome shotgun sequence genome harbors these coding sequences:
- the LOC127666289 gene encoding uncharacterized PPE family protein PPE54-like — protein sequence MWDTGMWDTGMWDTGMWDTGMWDTGMWDTGMWDTGMWDTGMWDTGMWNTGMWDTGMWDTGMWETGMWDTGMWVTGMWDTGMWDTGMWNTGMWDTGMWDTGMWETGMWDTGMWDTGMWDTGMWDTGMWDTGMWDTGMWNTGMWDTGMWDTGMWNTGVWDTGMWDTGMWDTGMWDTGMWNTGVWDTGMWDTGMWDTGMWDTGMWDTGMWETEMWNTGMWNTGMWNTGMWDTGMWDTGMWDTGMWDTGIGNPGVWDTGMWETGMWNTGVWNTGMWDTGMWETEMWNTGVWNTGMWNTGMWDTGMWDTGMWDTGMWDTGVWNTGMWNTGMWDTGMWDTGVWYTGMWDTGVWDTGMWETGMWNTGMWDTGMWETEMWNTGMWDTGMWDTGMWDTGMWDTGMWDTGVWNTGMWDTGMWDTGMWDTGMWDTGMWDTGMWDTGMWNTGIGNPGVWDTGMWDTGMWNTGMWNNYHNGKMFDSFL from the coding sequence ATGTGGGACACTGGCATGTGGGACACTGGAATGTGGGACACTGGAATGTGGGACACTGGCATGTGGGACACTGGCATGTGGGACACTGGAATGTGGGACACTGGAATGTGGGACACTGGCATGTGGGACACTGGCATGTGGAACACTGGAATGTGGGACACTGGAATGTGGGACACTGGCATGTGGGAGACTGGCATGTGGGACACTGGAATGTGGGTCACTGGAATGTGGGACACTGGCATGTGGGACACTGGCATGTGGAACACTGGAATGTGGGACACTGGAATGTGGGACACTGGCATGTGGGAGACTGGCATGTGGGACACTGGAATGTGGGACACTGGAATGTGGGACACTGGCATGTGGGACACTGGAATGTGGGACACTGGCATGTGGGACACTGGAATGTGGAACACTGGAATGTGGGACACTGGAATGTGGGACACTGGAATGTGGAACACTGGCGTGTGGGACACTGGAATGTGGGACACTGGAATGTGGGACACTGGCATGTGGGACACTGGAATGTGGAACACTGGCGTGTGGGACACTGGAATGTGGGACACTGGAATGTGGGACACTGGCATGTGGGACACTGGCATGTGGGACACTGGCATGTGGGAGACTGAAATGTGGAACACTGGAATGTGGAACACTGGAATGTGGAACACTGGAATGTGGGACACTGGCATGTGGGACACTGGAATGTGGGACACTGGCATGTGGGACACTGGAATAGGGAACCCTGGAGTGTGGGACACTGGCATGTGGGAGACTGGAATGTGGAACACTGGAGTGTGGAACACTGGAATGTGGGACACTGGCATGTGGGAGACTGAAATGTGGAACACTGGAGTGTGGAACACTGGAATGTGGAACACTGGAATGTGGGACACTGGCATGTGGGACACTGGAATGTGGGACACTGGCATGTGGGACACTGGAGTGTGGAACACTGGAATGTGGAACACTGGAATGTGGGACACTGGCATGTGGGACACTGGAGTGTGGTACACTGGCATGTGGGACACTGGAGTGTGGGACACTGGCATGTGGGAGACTGGAATGTGGAACACTGGAATGTGGGACACTGGCATGTGGGAGACTGAAATGTGGAACACTGGAATGTGGGACACTGGAATGTGGGACACTGGCATGTGGGACACTGGAATGTGGGACACTGGCATGTGGGACACTGGAGTGTGGAACACTGGAATGTGGGACACTGGAATGTGGGACACTGGCATGTGGGACACTGGAATGTGGGACACTGGCATGTGGGACACTGGAATGTGGGACACTGGCATGTGGAACACTGGAATAGGGAACCCTGGAGTGTGGGACACTGGAATGTGGGACACTGGCATGTGGAACACTGGAATGTGGAACAACTACCACAATGGAAAGATGTTTGATAGCTTCTTATAA